From the genome of Muricauda sp. SCSIO 64092, one region includes:
- a CDS encoding DUF4139 domain-containing protein, whose product MKNLIVFLLWIPSILFPNDQKVPSKIKAVTVYLSGAQITRTATCTLKEGSNEVVFTGLSHKIDESSIQVSGLDAVSILSIAYSINYLEKSESNPQVKEWEDRIKALEHQITLLKNRIHGLEEEEKVITTNRMVSTATQALNLEKVKEISQYYRERITAIKNEVFETNLEIDALKMEVTMLQKQLAEANGAPEEEQGEITIKFDVPKATNLMMTLKYMVNDAGWVPNYDIKSTALNAPLSLAYKANVYQNTGQDWSKVNVVLSTGNPDYNISKPKLDAHYLNFTTAYSKRYSPSQKKKGYAFNPSVKKVAGTVTDASGLPLPGVNIVIKGTNKGTQTDFDGNYSLEVPYGQELNFSYIGMIDQDIPLYSSIINVSMEEDAQRLEEVVVTGYSGQSRNLTGAALGIRIRGAASIKNYAEPLYIIDGVPVDGFVEGDLDASEIQNVDILKGSDATALYGSRAATGVILITTKKSNTKEGATKTEFVIKKSYSIPSNNDITAIEINTFRLPATYEYFAAPIINENVFLTASFTDWEKHQLLPGEANIYFEGTYAGKTVLDPYTTKKEMVLSLGIDTNITITRKQERNFKSKSFTGNNRILNRTYNLEVKNNKGVAIDLKLVDRIPKSQDKEIKVDDVVTNNATYETKKGLLTWTMNLKPLESKTEHFSFQVKYPRGKYISL is encoded by the coding sequence ATGAAAAATCTCATCGTATTCCTGTTATGGATCCCCAGTATCCTTTTCCCCAATGACCAAAAGGTTCCTTCCAAAATCAAGGCCGTTACCGTTTATTTAAGCGGAGCCCAAATCACCCGAACCGCAACATGTACCTTAAAGGAAGGCTCCAACGAAGTAGTTTTCACAGGACTTTCCCACAAGATCGATGAAAGTAGCATACAGGTTTCCGGACTTGATGCCGTTTCCATCCTTTCCATAGCCTATAGCATCAATTATCTGGAGAAATCGGAAAGTAATCCGCAGGTAAAGGAGTGGGAAGATCGAATCAAAGCGTTGGAACATCAAATCACCTTGTTAAAAAATCGAATCCATGGGTTGGAGGAAGAGGAAAAGGTAATTACCACCAATCGGATGGTGAGTACGGCAACTCAGGCCTTAAACCTGGAAAAGGTAAAGGAAATCAGTCAATACTATCGTGAGCGCATTACGGCCATTAAGAATGAAGTATTCGAAACCAACCTGGAAATCGATGCATTGAAAATGGAGGTCACGATGCTACAAAAACAATTGGCCGAAGCCAATGGCGCCCCTGAAGAAGAACAAGGGGAAATCACCATTAAATTTGATGTCCCAAAGGCCACCAATCTAATGATGACCCTAAAATATATGGTCAATGACGCTGGCTGGGTGCCCAATTATGATATTAAGTCCACAGCATTGAATGCTCCCCTTAGCCTTGCCTATAAGGCCAACGTTTATCAAAATACAGGACAGGACTGGAGCAAGGTCAATGTAGTGCTTTCCACAGGAAATCCGGACTACAACATTAGCAAACCCAAATTGGACGCCCACTACCTTAATTTTACCACGGCTTATTCCAAAAGGTATTCCCCTTCCCAAAAGAAAAAAGGTTATGCCTTTAATCCAAGTGTCAAAAAAGTAGCGGGTACAGTAACCGATGCTTCTGGGCTGCCCCTGCCTGGAGTCAATATCGTAATCAAGGGAACCAATAAAGGCACCCAAACCGATTTTGATGGCAATTATAGCCTTGAAGTGCCCTATGGCCAGGAACTCAACTTCAGTTATATCGGTATGATTGATCAGGACATTCCACTGTATTCCTCAATCATTAATGTAAGCATGGAAGAAGATGCTCAAAGACTGGAGGAAGTGGTGGTCACTGGTTATAGCGGCCAAAGCCGTAATTTGACCGGGGCGGCTTTAGGAATACGGATACGGGGAGCTGCTTCCATTAAAAATTATGCTGAACCCCTTTATATCATTGATGGTGTTCCCGTGGATGGTTTTGTAGAAGGCGATTTGGATGCCAGCGAAATTCAAAACGTGGACATCTTAAAGGGAAGTGATGCCACCGCCTTATACGGTAGCCGTGCCGCAACTGGCGTAATCCTGATCACCACTAAAAAAAGTAATACCAAGGAGGGTGCCACCAAAACGGAATTTGTCATCAAAAAGTCCTATTCCATCCCCTCCAATAATGACATTACGGCCATTGAGATCAATACCTTTAGGCTTCCAGCGACCTATGAGTATTTTGCGGCTCCGATCATCAATGAAAATGTATTCCTAACTGCCAGTTTTACCGATTGGGAAAAGCACCAGCTCTTGCCCGGTGAAGCCAATATATATTTTGAGGGAACCTATGCGGGAAAGACCGTATTGGATCCCTATACCACCAAAAAGGAAATGGTACTTTCCCTGGGAATTGACACCAATATTACCATTACCCGAAAACAGGAACGCAATTTTAAAAGCAAATCGTTTACCGGGAACAACCGTATTCTGAACAGGACCTATAACCTGGAAGTTAAGAACAACAAGGGTGTCGCCATTGACTTGAAGTTGGTGGACAGGATTCCCAAATCCCAGGACAAGGAAATAAAGGTGGATGATGTGGTCACCAACAACGCGACCTACGAAACAAAAAAGGGCCTGCTGACCTGGACCATGAACCTAAAGCCCTTGGAAAGTAAAACCGAACATTTTTCCTTTCAAGTAAAATATCCTCGGGGAAAATACATATCGCTTTAA
- a CDS encoding dicarboxylate/amino acid:cation symporter: MRKLELHWKILIGMVLGIVFGFIMTGIDWGKDFVSDWIQPFGTIFVKLLKLIAIPLIIASLVKGISDLKDISKFRNIGLRTIGIYIMTTVVAISIGLLLVNITKPGNGISEETVTKLTETYANSEGVQSKMNEAMNQKESGPLQFLVDMVPDNALKAMSNNALMLQVIFFTIFLGISMLLIGEERAKPLKDFFDALNDVVLKMVDLIMLTAPYAVFALLAGVVVSSSDPDLLLALLKYSGVVVVGLLLMIVFYTLVVTMFTKKNPFWFLKEISPAQLLAFSTSSSAATLPVTMERVEEHIGVDKEVSSFVLPVGATINMDGTSLYQGVAAVFISQALGFDLTFGDQLTIVLTALLASIGSAAVPGAGMVMLVIVLESIGFPADKLAIGLALIFAVDRPLDMCRTVVNVTGDATVSMVVAKSVGKLGEPHIKEWDDHYDEVK; this comes from the coding sequence ATGCGTAAACTTGAACTTCACTGGAAAATCCTTATTGGGATGGTTCTGGGTATTGTCTTTGGTTTTATAATGACCGGTATAGATTGGGGTAAGGACTTCGTTTCTGATTGGATCCAACCTTTTGGTACCATTTTTGTCAAACTCCTAAAACTTATTGCCATTCCCTTGATTATAGCTTCCTTGGTCAAAGGAATCTCGGATTTAAAGGATATTTCCAAATTCAGGAACATAGGCTTGCGCACTATTGGGATATATATCATGACAACCGTGGTAGCAATCAGTATTGGTCTGCTTTTGGTAAATATTACGAAACCTGGGAACGGAATTTCCGAAGAAACCGTAACCAAATTGACGGAGACCTACGCCAATTCCGAAGGGGTGCAATCAAAGATGAACGAAGCCATGAACCAAAAGGAAAGTGGCCCTTTACAGTTTTTGGTGGACATGGTCCCGGATAACGCCTTAAAAGCCATGAGCAACAATGCGTTGATGTTGCAGGTCATCTTTTTTACCATCTTCTTGGGCATTTCCATGTTGCTCATTGGGGAAGAAAGGGCGAAACCGCTCAAGGACTTTTTTGACGCCTTGAATGATGTGGTGCTCAAGATGGTGGATCTGATAATGCTCACCGCCCCTTACGCCGTATTTGCCCTTTTGGCCGGCGTAGTGGTATCCTCAAGTGATCCCGATCTCTTGCTGGCCCTGCTTAAATATTCCGGTGTCGTTGTTGTTGGCTTGCTCCTGATGATTGTTTTTTATACCCTTGTGGTAACTATGTTTACCAAAAAGAATCCCTTTTGGTTCCTAAAGGAGATAAGCCCTGCACAATTATTGGCATTTTCCACAAGTTCCAGTGCCGCAACCCTGCCCGTAACCATGGAACGGGTCGAAGAACACATTGGAGTTGACAAGGAGGTTTCCAGTTTTGTACTTCCCGTAGGCGCAACCATCAATATGGATGGGACTAGCTTATACCAAGGTGTTGCCGCAGTCTTCATTTCACAGGCCTTGGGGTTTGACTTGACTTTTGGCGACCAGTTGACCATTGTGTTGACCGCCTTATTGGCCTCCATTGGTTCCGCGGCCGTGCCCGGCGCCGGAATGGTAATGTTGGTGATTGTACTGGAATCCATAGGATTTCCAGCAGATAAATTGGCCATAGGCCTTGCCCTTATCTTTGCGGTGGACCGCCCCTTGGATATGTGCCGTACGGTGGTCAATGTAACGGGAGATGCTACGGTCTCCATGGTAGTGGCCAAATCCGTTGGGAAATTGGGCGAACCCCATATCAAAGAGTGGGACGACCACTATGATGAGGTAAAATAA
- a CDS encoding thiol-disulfide oxidoreductase DCC family protein, with protein sequence MNVEQGKKIILFDGVCNLCNGAIQFVIKRDKNDVFRYAALQSEIGQEMIAERGIDTAKTDSIILVAPGLAYYTKSEAALEIAREFGGLWKVLLVFKWVPSSLRDSLYDVVARNRYKWFGRKDQCMIPTPELQAKFLG encoded by the coding sequence ATGAACGTGGAACAAGGCAAAAAAATAATCCTCTTTGACGGCGTATGCAACCTTTGCAACGGAGCCATTCAATTTGTTATCAAGCGGGACAAAAATGATGTCTTCCGCTATGCGGCGCTACAAAGTGAAATTGGCCAGGAAATGATTGCCGAGCGGGGTATTGATACCGCTAAAACGGATTCCATCATATTGGTTGCGCCAGGGCTTGCCTATTATACCAAATCAGAGGCTGCACTGGAGATTGCCAGGGAGTTTGGCGGTCTATGGAAGGTATTGTTGGTGTTTAAGTGGGTACCTTCCTCCTTAAGGGACAGTCTATATGATGTGGTGGCGCGAAACCGATACAAATGGTTCGGTCGCAAGGATCAATGCATGATTCCGACCCCGGAACTGCAGGCTAAATTTTTGGGTTGA
- a CDS encoding helix-turn-helix transcriptional regulator, whose translation MTSALALSGLLVFGFRQRMKRNRIAREKQEEIYRREIEHKKKELTSQTLHLVQKNTFIQELMENLESLKSSPEKFKTKFRRMVMLLKRENASDKDWEIFKTHFSEVHNDFDQKLKTLYADITEKEIRLVAFLRMKLTNKEIAATLNVLPDSILKSKYRLKKKLGLDKETDLGSFLNTL comes from the coding sequence ATGACCTCTGCCCTAGCCTTATCCGGACTTTTGGTGTTTGGGTTTCGTCAACGGATGAAAAGAAACCGTATAGCACGTGAAAAACAGGAGGAAATCTATAGACGGGAGATAGAACATAAAAAGAAGGAACTCACCAGCCAAACCCTTCATCTGGTGCAAAAGAACACCTTTATCCAGGAGTTGATGGAAAATCTGGAAAGCCTGAAAAGCTCTCCCGAAAAGTTCAAAACGAAATTCCGTCGCATGGTGATGCTGCTCAAAAGGGAAAATGCCTCCGACAAGGACTGGGAGATCTTCAAAACCCATTTTTCGGAGGTCCATAACGACTTTGACCAAAAACTAAAAACGCTCTATGCCGACATTACCGAAAAGGAAATCCGCCTGGTCGCCTTTTTACGAATGAAACTGACCAACAAAGAGATCGCGGCTACCTTAAATGTGTTACCTGACAGTATTTTGAAATCCAAATATCGTCTAAAGAAGAAGTTGGGATTAGATAAGGAGACCGATTTGGGAAGTTTCTTGAACACCTTATAA
- a CDS encoding UDP-2,3-diacylglucosamine diphosphatase — MKKRKIEVAVISDVHLGTYGCHADELIAYLNSIQPKKLVLNGDIIDIWQFSKRYFPASHLKVLKKLIGMASKGTEVFYITGNHDEMLRKFAPTSMGNVKILNKLVLNLDGKKAWIFHGDVFDISIQKAKWIARLGSYGYDFLILLNSLVNWCLKKLGREKYSLSKRIKNSVKTAVKYINDFERVATELAIENHYDYVVCGHIHQPKKEVVENKHGKTTYLNSGDWVENLTALEYSFKRWKVYRYNHDKLSPFFVDEDLKEMDMNELIASITNTSDIEDMEVHEEQEEKSLDKQGFTENSDGM; from the coding sequence TTGAAAAAAAGGAAGATTGAGGTTGCCGTAATTTCCGATGTACATTTAGGCACCTACGGTTGCCATGCCGATGAACTTATTGCCTATCTCAATAGCATTCAGCCCAAGAAACTGGTGCTTAATGGGGACATCATTGATATTTGGCAATTCAGTAAACGCTATTTTCCCGCATCACATCTTAAGGTATTGAAAAAACTGATTGGTATGGCTTCCAAGGGCACCGAAGTATTCTACATTACCGGGAATCATGATGAGATGCTCCGAAAATTTGCCCCTACCAGCATGGGCAACGTAAAAATTCTAAATAAACTCGTCCTTAACCTGGATGGTAAGAAAGCGTGGATATTCCATGGGGACGTATTCGATATTTCCATTCAAAAGGCCAAATGGATCGCCAGACTTGGGAGTTATGGCTATGATTTCCTTATCCTGCTCAATAGCTTGGTGAACTGGTGCTTGAAAAAACTGGGGCGTGAGAAATATTCCCTTTCAAAACGCATAAAAAACAGTGTCAAGACTGCGGTGAAATATATTAATGATTTTGAAAGGGTGGCCACTGAACTCGCTATTGAAAACCATTACGATTATGTTGTTTGCGGACACATCCATCAACCTAAAAAGGAAGTGGTCGAAAACAAGCATGGGAAAACAACATATCTAAATTCAGGGGACTGGGTGGAAAACCTGACCGCTTTGGAATACTCCTTTAAACGATGGAAAGTCTACCGATACAATCATGATAAGCTTTCCCCATTCTTTGTGGATGAGGATTTAAAGGAAATGGACATGAACGAATTGATTGCGTCCATTACCAATACATCCGATATCGAGGACATGGAAGTCCATGAGGAGCAAGAGGAGAAATCACTGGACAAGCAAGGCTTCACGGAGAATAGTGACGGGATGTAG
- a CDS encoding flavohemoglobin expression-modulating QEGLA motif protein yields MLATQDQKQLQQEFPHVFEIDGNLDRLIHKIELLSYVNPINVEKEKHRFFASKYTIEPHFNYPKVKFNPYKLQRLFFAQRLERIEDDTIRRMYEEIINYYSNMIQCIETIGKGKSFYYNSLSVYGTPTEKDVQNAQFILHYEDEPLSLDMQKVHTPLEARDYFLEFAKQYDFPLNIRFSTHIAAEAMVSNSSKTLIIKKNAKFSKNQLLTLAHHEIGVHLVTTYNGLMQPLKIFSNGMPTNVEAQEGLAVLSEYMGGALTLKRLKELAYRVMASDSLIKGYGFADTFDLIHNKYKLNREEAFSITLRAHRGGGFTKDRLYLSGLRKIYKRYKQEQDMDVLFMGKISLDDLENIKHLGKLGLAHKITHRSLSFDQKLNTNTTLDFILNNLK; encoded by the coding sequence ATGTTAGCTACCCAAGACCAAAAGCAACTGCAGCAAGAGTTTCCCCATGTTTTTGAAATAGACGGCAACTTAGACCGATTGATTCATAAGATCGAGTTGCTCAGTTATGTCAATCCCATTAATGTAGAAAAGGAAAAGCACCGCTTTTTTGCATCAAAATATACCATTGAACCGCATTTTAATTATCCCAAGGTAAAGTTCAATCCCTACAAACTACAGCGTCTCTTCTTTGCACAACGCTTGGAGCGTATAGAGGATGATACCATTCGGAGAATGTATGAGGAAATCATCAACTACTACTCCAATATGATCCAGTGCATAGAAACCATTGGTAAGGGAAAAAGCTTTTATTACAATTCCCTTAGTGTTTATGGGACTCCAACGGAAAAAGACGTGCAGAATGCGCAGTTTATACTTCATTATGAAGATGAGCCCCTATCCCTGGATATGCAAAAGGTCCATACCCCTTTGGAGGCTAGGGACTATTTTTTGGAGTTTGCGAAACAGTACGATTTTCCATTGAACATCAGGTTTTCGACCCATATCGCAGCAGAGGCCATGGTAAGCAATAGCTCAAAGACCCTTATTATTAAAAAGAACGCCAAATTCAGTAAGAACCAATTGCTAACGCTTGCACATCATGAAATAGGGGTGCATTTGGTCACCACGTATAATGGCCTAATGCAACCACTAAAAATATTTTCCAACGGCATGCCCACGAATGTGGAAGCACAGGAGGGCTTGGCCGTATTGAGCGAATACATGGGCGGGGCGTTGACGTTAAAGCGTTTAAAGGAATTGGCCTATCGGGTCATGGCTTCGGATAGTTTGATCAAGGGCTACGGTTTTGCGGACACCTTTGACTTAATCCATAACAAATACAAGCTCAATAGGGAGGAAGCCTTTAGCATTACCTTACGGGCGCATCGGGGTGGAGGTTTCACAAAAGACCGGTTGTACCTTAGTGGTCTAAGAAAAATCTACAAGCGGTACAAGCAAGAACAGGATATGGACGTGCTGTTTATGGGAAAAATCTCCCTGGACGACCTCGAAAACATCAAACACCTTGGCAAATTGGGGCTAGCACATAAAATAACCCATCGAAGCCTTTCTTTTGACCAAAAATTGAATACCAATACTACCTTGGATTTTATTCTGAACAACCTAAAGTAG
- the gshB gene encoding glutathione synthase produces the protein MNICFLMYPWEEIDPENDTSLALIHECVKRKHGVAICTPANLTIRNSVTSAFCTVIGRMDKVPAPLKTFYKQAKIREEMLPLAGFDVIFMRANPPLDPLMLNFLDSVKDDVFIMNSLQGLREANNKLYTAAFGDSHSNIIPVTHVSKNKKYLVQQIKESTADKMILKPLNGFGGSGVILIEKSAMSNIKSLLDFYVTNSDGTSNYVILQEYIEGADLGDVRILLLNGEPIGAMRRVPGSDDHRSNVSAGGSVAKHSMSKEEKALCKQIGPKLVKDGLFFVGIDVIGGKLVEVNVMSPGGITYMNKVYKTKIQCQVIDFIESKVTVKLQAFDRRSRLRKEVEDA, from the coding sequence ATGAATATTTGCTTCTTAATGTATCCCTGGGAAGAAATTGACCCAGAAAACGATACCAGTCTCGCCCTAATCCACGAATGTGTAAAACGTAAGCACGGTGTAGCCATTTGTACCCCGGCAAATCTCACCATCCGAAATAGCGTTACCAGTGCCTTCTGTACCGTTATTGGGCGTATGGATAAGGTTCCCGCCCCATTAAAAACATTTTATAAACAGGCCAAGATCAGGGAAGAAATGCTGCCCTTGGCAGGTTTTGACGTGATTTTCATGCGTGCCAATCCGCCATTGGATCCTTTAATGCTCAATTTTTTGGATTCCGTAAAGGACGATGTTTTTATTATGAATTCCCTTCAAGGACTTCGCGAAGCGAACAATAAGCTCTATACAGCGGCATTTGGGGACAGCCATAGCAATATTATTCCTGTGACCCATGTGTCCAAAAACAAAAAATACTTGGTCCAGCAGATTAAGGAATCAACTGCGGATAAAATGATATTGAAGCCGTTAAATGGTTTTGGGGGATCAGGGGTTATTTTGATTGAAAAATCGGCGATGAGCAATATAAAATCGCTTTTGGATTTTTATGTAACCAACTCAGATGGAACTTCTAACTATGTTATACTTCAAGAATATATTGAAGGTGCGGATTTAGGGGATGTCCGCATACTCCTATTAAATGGGGAACCCATTGGGGCCATGCGAAGAGTACCTGGAAGTGATGATCATCGTTCCAATGTCTCCGCAGGGGGATCGGTGGCCAAGCATTCCATGAGCAAGGAGGAAAAGGCGCTGTGCAAACAGATCGGTCCCAAATTGGTCAAGGACGGATTGTTTTTTGTGGGGATTGATGTTATTGGGGGAAAGTTGGTCGAAGTAAATGTGATGTCCCCGGGTGGGATTACGTATATGAACAAAGTGTACAAAACCAAAATCCAATGTCAGGTAATCGATTTCATTGAAAGTAAGGTCACCGTAAAACTACAGGCCTTTGACCGTCGATCCCGTTTGCGAAAAGAGGTGGAGGATGCATAG
- the aroC gene encoding chorismate synthase yields MAGNTFGSLFRLTTFGESHGTAIGGVIDGCPSGLELDLETIQNELNRRKPGQSAIVTQRKEPDTVEFLSGIFEGKTTGTPIGFTIYNTNQKSKDYSHIKDSYRPSHADYVYDKKYGFRDYRGGGRSSARETASRVVAGAVAKQLLSHIKINAFVSQVGELKLNKPYQELDFTLTESNPVRCPDTEMAKKMEEYIKSIKKQGDTIGGVISCVAQNVPIGLGEPVFDKLHADLGKAMLSINAVKGFEYGSGFDGVRMLGSEHNDSFNSDGTTKTNKSGGVQGGISNGMDIYFNVAFKPVATVLQGYETIDKDGNTVTTQGKGRHDPCVVPRAVPIVEAMTALVLADFALRARANKI; encoded by the coding sequence ATGGCCGGAAACACTTTTGGAAGCCTATTTCGTTTAACGACCTTTGGTGAGTCCCACGGTACGGCCATTGGTGGGGTAATCGATGGCTGTCCTTCAGGATTGGAATTGGATTTAGAGACGATACAAAACGAACTGAATCGCCGCAAGCCCGGCCAATCGGCCATTGTGACCCAACGAAAGGAACCCGATACCGTGGAGTTCCTTTCGGGAATTTTTGAAGGGAAGACCACAGGAACCCCCATAGGATTTACCATCTACAATACCAATCAAAAATCCAAGGATTACTCCCATATTAAGGATTCTTACCGTCCTTCCCATGCAGATTATGTATACGATAAGAAATATGGTTTTCGTGATTATCGGGGTGGAGGAAGAAGTTCGGCCCGGGAAACGGCAAGTAGGGTAGTGGCAGGGGCCGTGGCAAAACAGTTGTTGTCCCACATAAAAATCAATGCCTTTGTTTCACAGGTTGGGGAACTAAAACTCAATAAGCCGTATCAAGAACTGGATTTTACATTGACCGAATCCAACCCGGTGCGCTGTCCAGATACCGAAATGGCCAAAAAGATGGAGGAATACATCAAATCCATCAAAAAACAAGGGGACACCATTGGGGGTGTTATTAGCTGTGTGGCTCAAAATGTACCGATTGGTCTTGGCGAACCGGTCTTCGATAAGCTGCATGCCGATTTGGGCAAGGCCATGCTCTCCATCAACGCCGTAAAAGGCTTTGAATATGGAAGTGGTTTTGACGGGGTAAGGATGCTGGGGAGTGAACATAACGACTCCTTTAATTCCGACGGAACCACAAAAACGAATAAAAGTGGAGGTGTCCAGGGGGGTATCAGTAATGGAATGGATATCTATTTCAATGTTGCCTTTAAACCGGTCGCCACTGTTCTTCAGGGCTACGAGACAATCGATAAGGATGGGAACACCGTTACCACCCAAGGGAAAGGAAGGCATGATCCCTGTGTGGTGCCCAGGGCCGTACCTATTGTAGAGGCGATGACCGCCCTGGTCTTGGCAGATTTTGCTTTACGGGCCCGGGCCAACAAAATTTAA
- a CDS encoding N-formylglutamate amidohydrolase, translating to MHRLSIPEIISNINQQIPFEAVSEDYSFTIKVDGYVPYICGAVHDGHQFRKELWENCLHTAYERWYEEDPCTKQMVQSHPIVIAGLDSRFEYDLNRPPESAVFDTAWGKQLWKVPLSNEMKQKSLKKHDGFYQVVHALVAKLETLFPKIIVFDMHSYNWKRWEREVPVWNLGTTNIDNHRFGAIVDSWSTKLGGLSLPYGMASTSKINDTFQGNGHFLKYITKHFANTLVLATEISKIYCDELTGVIFPEVVATVEKQLQELIPLQATEFEKSTC from the coding sequence ATGCATAGGCTTTCCATTCCTGAGATCATTTCGAACATCAACCAGCAGATTCCCTTTGAAGCCGTTTCGGAGGATTACTCCTTCACGATAAAGGTTGATGGCTATGTGCCCTATATCTGTGGCGCCGTGCATGATGGGCATCAGTTCCGCAAAGAACTTTGGGAAAACTGTTTGCACACGGCATATGAACGTTGGTATGAGGAAGACCCCTGTACCAAACAGATGGTTCAATCCCATCCCATAGTTATTGCAGGACTGGACAGTAGATTTGAATATGATTTAAATCGACCTCCGGAAAGCGCGGTTTTTGATACAGCTTGGGGAAAACAGCTTTGGAAAGTACCACTGTCCAACGAAATGAAACAAAAAAGCCTTAAAAAACACGATGGTTTTTACCAGGTGGTCCATGCTTTAGTGGCCAAACTGGAAACACTGTTCCCTAAGATCATTGTCTTTGATATGCACAGTTACAACTGGAAACGTTGGGAGCGGGAAGTACCGGTCTGGAATTTGGGAACGACCAATATTGATAACCATCGGTTTGGGGCCATCGTGGATTCATGGAGTACCAAACTTGGTGGGTTAAGCCTGCCTTATGGTATGGCATCCACATCAAAAATCAATGACACCTTTCAGGGGAACGGCCATTTTTTAAAATACATCACAAAACACTTTGCAAATACCCTGGTATTGGCGACCGAGATTTCCAAAATATACTGCGATGAGCTCACGGGCGTTATCTTTCCGGAAGTTGTGGCCACGGTGGAGAAACAATTGCAAGAATTGATACCTTTGCAGGCCACTGAGTTTGAAAAGAGTACATGTTAG